From the genome of Candidatus Polarisedimenticolia bacterium, one region includes:
- a CDS encoding DUF1028 domain-containing protein produces the protein MTKNFLMGLMVALAPISTPHPSERPVHTFSIVARDPGTGEMGVAVQSHWFNVGSIVPWAEAGVGAVATQSFVDPAYGKLGLDLMRAGRSAPDALRALLAGDEGREVRQVAMIDAQGRVAAHTGGKDIQAAGHIVGANYSVQANLMLSDAVWPAMSRAFEATKGDLAERMLAALDAAQAAGGDIRGRQSAALVVVAGKPTGRSWDDRLFDLRVDDSPEPLHELRRLVTLQRAYGHMNAGDLAVEKKDNDRALSEYAAAAKLVPDSAEMVYWWAVALVNMGRVDESLPLFRKVFAMDRNWATLTPRLPQSGLLPDDPKLIDRIVKAGKD, from the coding sequence ATGACGAAGAATTTTCTGATGGGCCTCATGGTGGCCCTGGCCCCGATTTCGACGCCGCACCCGTCGGAGCGGCCGGTGCACACCTTCTCGATCGTGGCGCGCGATCCCGGGACGGGGGAGATGGGCGTCGCCGTGCAGTCCCACTGGTTCAACGTCGGCTCGATCGTGCCGTGGGCCGAGGCGGGCGTCGGCGCGGTGGCGACCCAGTCGTTCGTCGATCCGGCCTACGGCAAGCTGGGGCTCGACCTGATGCGCGCCGGCCGGAGCGCTCCCGACGCGCTCAGGGCCCTCCTGGCCGGCGACGAGGGGCGCGAGGTGCGCCAGGTGGCGATGATCGACGCGCAGGGGCGCGTGGCGGCGCACACCGGCGGAAAGGATATCCAGGCGGCCGGCCACATCGTCGGGGCGAACTACTCGGTCCAGGCGAATCTGATGCTGAGCGATGCCGTGTGGCCGGCCATGTCGCGCGCCTTCGAGGCGACGAAGGGGGATCTCGCCGAGAGGATGCTGGCGGCGCTCGACGCGGCGCAGGCGGCGGGAGGGGACATCCGCGGCCGGCAATCGGCGGCCCTCGTCGTCGTGGCCGGCAAGCCGACCGGGAGGTCGTGGGACGACCGTCTCTTCGACCTGCGCGTGGACGACAGCCCCGAGCCGCTCCATGAGCTCCGCCGACTGGTCACCCTGCAGCGCGCCTACGGCCACATGAACGCCGGCGACCTGGCGGTGGAGAAGAAGGACAACGACCGCGCGCTCTCCGAATACGCCGCCGCCGCGAAGCTCGTGCCCGACAGCGCGGAGATGGTCTACTGGTGGGCGGTGGCCCTGGTGAACATGGGGCGGGTCGACGAGTCTCTGCCGCTTTTCCGCAAGGTGTTCGCCATGGACAGGAACTGGGCGACCCTGACGCCCCGCCTGCCACAATCGGGCCTCCTCCCCGACGACCCGAAGCTCATCGACCGGATCGTCAAGGCGGGTAAGGACTGA